The nucleotide window GACCTCCGCAAGCGCCGACTGCTGTACCGCGCCGCGGCCGACGAACTGGCGAAAAAGCCCGGCCACGACCCGCACCGCAGCCCCATCAAGGTGAAGTCAACGCGCCCACTCATCAAGGCGTTCGATGAGGCCCTGCTGTCCGCGATCGACGATGCGGGAGTGAACGTGCTCCCGTGGCCCGTTCTGGGAGCGACCACGATTACCGCGAAGGGGAAACCGTCGTTCGCGAAACACCTCGAAAAGCTCGACGGCAAAACGGTCACGCTCACCGGCTTCATGCAGCCCGTCAAAGACGAGCTTGCCGTGACGGGCTTTCTGCTCCTCGAATACCCGGTGGGCTGCTGGTTCTGCGAAGTGCCCGACCCGACCGCGATGCTCAACGTGGAACTCAAGGCCGGTAAAACCGCGGAGCTGCGCAAGGGGCTCATCAAGGTAACGGGAACGCTGGTACTGAACCGAACGGACCCGGAGAGTTACCTGTTCTCACTGAAGGACGCCCGCGTCGGCGAAGTGGACTGATCCCGGCGCGTTTCACACTGGATCAATCGACGATTTTCACCGGTAGTTTGCGCTGCCCGGCCATCCACGGTTGGGCCGGCATTTCCTTGAGCCAGTCACTCAGGCTGGGAATGAAGCCGAGATCTTCGAGAACGTGCTGTTCGGCGATGTCGCGCACGAACACCTCCCGGCCGTCCGAATTGGTCACGAACCGGCCAAAGATCTCTTCGATGATGTAGATCCCGAACGCGGAGTGAAACACGCACCGGTGCGTCACCTCGGCGTGGGCGCTCTTGGTGCTGTCCATGCGCTCGTGGATGTCGATGTAGTCCTCGGGCTTACCGCCCCAGCGCTTCGCGGACGATTGCGCGTGAACCCAGGCCTTCGACACGGTCAATCCTCCAACGTGGTTTCGCGCACCTCGTACCATTCGAACTCGTCGAACGCAGCCCACACCGCGTCCCGCTGCCCCTCGGTCAACTCGCCCACCACCCGCGCCCACCATTGGTCCCACTGCACGTACCCCACCTTCGGCGCCTTGGGTTCAGGAACGCCGAACGTCTTGAGGAGCTTGAAAAGCTCGTCCTCGTCGGACATCAGGAAGCCCGGGTCGGTGTCGTGCGCAAACGGGTTCGTGACCGCACGCAGCTCGCGGTTGAGGCGCTCCGCGTGCTCCTGCGCCGCCTTCTTCGACGCGAATACAAGGTCCGGTTCGGTGTAACTCGTGTTCACCGCCGACACCTCGCGCACCACGATGTACGCCTTGAGCGGTTTCGCCTTTCGGGGTCGCTTGGCCTTCTTCGCGGCCGGCTTGCGGCTCATTCCAGCCCCTCCAGCGGGACCTCAATGACCTCGTAGAACGGGGTGTCCTTCACCAGCCGAAAAACGCCTTCGCCCTTATTCAGCTTCTGGCTGCCGAGCAGTCCGCGCTGCCGCCGGACGCGGTCCCGCATGTCGAACATGGCGTACTCGTCCTCGGTCTCGTAATCCCCCGCGAACTCGTCGGACTCGTCAACGATGTCAGCCCACAGATCGCGAGCGATGTCGTTACTGTCCGCGCACTCCTTCTCGGCGCGCTCGCGGGTGCGGAACACCTGCATCACCTCGCTCTGGTCCGGGTGTGCGTCGTAGGTTTCGTCGTTGTACTGCCAGTTGATGTGGACCACCGCGTAGCCGACCGGGCGTACCGGTTCCTCGACGACCGCGTAAAACCGCACCTTGTCGAGCGCTTCCCATACCGCGTGCCGCTTCTCCGCGGACAGCTTTGCGTGCCCCTTCTTCCACCACCCGGCCCAGTCGGTGGCACCGCCCTTCTTCGGATTCGGCGGATCGACGCCGTGATCCATGAGCCAGTCGCGGAGCCGCGGCTCGTCGAGGTGCGTCCAGAAGTACACGCCGGCACCGCAGGCGAACGGGTTCACCACCTCGCGGCACGCGTTCTCGCGCGTAACGCGCTCGGCGTCCGCGGCATCGAACGTGTCGAACGACGCCACGTTCCGCGCCCCCGGTTGCCGCTCCATTGTGCCGTCGTAGGACTCGGCCCAGTTGAGCCGTTTGAGTACGAACCGCGTTGCGGGCTTCGCCATGACTGCCTCCGGAGAAACCGAAAGCAGCATAACGCGTGCGGGAAATGTGGTCGAGGTGCGCAACAAAAAAGCACCGGCGGGCCGGGCACCTCGCAGTTGATCGCGAGGTACCCGGCCCGCCGGTGAAACCGAACGGTGCGTTAAGCCTTAGCGCACGCCGCCCTTGTACTTCTTGCTGCTGCGGAGCTTATGCTTGCGGGCCTTGCGGCGCTTCTTCGAGGCGTTCCGCTGGCTCTTCGGCGCGTGTTGAATGCCCATTTCGACGTCCCTCGGTTAGCGTTCGTGCGAAAGCGGCATTTTAGGAACGATCACCACGGCTGGCCAATCGCCCGGGCCACGAGGTCGTACCCGTCGGACGCCGTGATCTTCGCCCGGACGAAATCGCCCGGGCGCAGGTTCTTCCCCTTCACCCGCACCGCGCAATCGATCTCGGGTGCGTCGGCGTAAGTGCGGCCCCGGAAGTGGTTGGCGAACTCGGGGTCCGGCCCGTCGATCACAACGGGATGCTCCCGGCCGACTTGCGCCTCGGCCCAGCCGAACGCAACGCCCTGTTGCACTTCCATGATCGCGTTCACGCGGGCCTGCTTCACGTCCTCAGGCAGGTGCCCGTCGAGCTTCTCGGCAGGCGTGCCCGGTTCGAGCGAGTACGGGAACACCCCCACCCGCTCGAACTTGAACTGCGCAACGAAGTCGCGCAGTTCCTCGAACTCGGCGTCGGTTTCGCCGGGGAACCCGGTGATGAACGTGGTGCGGATCGCGAGGTCCGGCCACTTCTCGCGGAGCCGGTACAGCAGCTTCTCGGTCGCGGCGCGATCGACCCGGCGGATCATCCGCTTCAGCACGCGGTCGCTGATGTGCTGGAGCGGCATATCCAGGTACGGGATGATCTTCTTCGAGCCCGCGAACGTCTCGATCAGCTCGTCCGAGATGTGTTCCGGGTAGGCATACAGAGTGCGAATCCACTCGATGTTCTCGACCTTGTCGAGTTCGCGCAGCAGTTCGGCGAGCCGGGTGCGGCCGTACAGATCCATCCCGTAATAGGTCGTGTCCTGCGCGACGATGATGAGTTCGCGGACGCCGTCGGCGGCCAGCTCGCGGGCCTCGCGAATGACTTCCTCGATCGGCTTCGTGACGTGCTTCCCGCGCATCTTGGGAATCGCGCAGTAGGTGCAGAGCCGGTCGCAGCCCTCGCTGACCTTCAGGTACGCGAAGTGCCGCGGGGTGATTCGGAGGCGGGCCGTGTCCTCGAGCGCCCGCACCGGCGCCGGCCGGAACAGCGACCGCTGCTCGTCGCGCTGCGACACCGCACGGTCCACGACGGCAGCGATCTCCTCGCGGCCGAACACGCCGACAATCTGATCGACTTCGGGCACCTGCTCGAGCAGCACGTCTTTCTGCCGCTCGGCCATGCACCCGGCGACGACGACGGACCCGACCTTGCCGGCCTTCTTCAGTTCGAGCATCTCGCGGATGACCGCGAGCGACTCCTGCCGCGCCGGCTCGATGAACCCGCAGGTGTTCACGATGACCACGTCGGCGCCGGCGGCGTCGGGCTGGAGCGAGTACCCGTCCTGGGCGAGTTTGCCCAGCATCCGCTCGCTGTCCACGGTGTTCTTGGGGCAGCCCAGCGAGATGAAGGCGTAGTTCCCTTTGGTCGCGGCGCCCGCGGCGGGCGACTTATCAGCGCTGAGCGGGAGACTCTTGACGGACATTCGATTGCGGCCCGGCGGTGTGTGGCGAAGGTCGAACCGGTATTGTAGGGCGCTTATTGTAGGGTAACAAGCGGGGCTCAGCGCCGGCGGCTCGGCCCCGCGTACAGCACCTCGACCCGAAGGTTGTTATCGTCAACGCGATAGTAGACGCCGAGGACATCCTCGTACCACAGCCGGTACCCTTGATCGCGGGACTCGCCCATGTCGCGCGGGGTACGCCGTAGGACCCAGTCGATGCGAGCTGCGGCCGCACGTACGGCCGCCGGGTCATCGGCGGCCGCTTCAATGCGGGACACCTCAAGCGTGGCAGTCAACCGCCACGTGACAGTGAACGTCATTGCCAGCCCAGCCGTTGTTTCATTTCTTCGAAGGTGAATCCCGGCTCGGTAAGCCGGCGGGCGGTCTCCTCGGGAGTGATCCCCCGGACCCAGTCGGGCTCGATCGCGCCCGCGGGGTCGGTCGCCGCGAGGAGCACGCCCGCCGGGTCGCGGAACTCGATGCGCTGGGTGCGGGCGGCTTCGACGAACAGCTTTTCGGCGTCGGCCCAGCTCACGGCCCGACCGCCGATGTGCAGCGTAACCATCACACGCCTCCGATGAGATCAGTCTGTATTGTAACACGTCTGCCCGGCGCTCAACAACGCGCGAAAGCGGCACAGCAAGGGCTGTCGATGGGGCGCGGTTCGTCGTCAGGAAGGGCGCCCGGGCAAAAGGCGCCGGCTCGACTTCTTTGAGCCGAAGGAGTGGACCGCGGGCACCGAGCGCGAACCAAGTCACGCCCGTCGTCGGCTTGAACAGCACCGCCTGCCGTTCCCTTGGCGCAAGAAAACAGTACCGGGTTTACCGCCGCCGCGGCTTCACCGCGCTCCGCTCCTCGCGCGTCCCGTCCTCCGTACAACAGCGGGTGACTCGTCCCGCTGTACGGAGCTTCCTTCCGATGCCTCTCGCCATCCGCACCGACGCCTGCGCCCTCGACTTCCTTTCCCTCGGCGCGCTGGTCCACCGGCTCGACCCGGGCGTCGTCCCGTTCCGCAAGGCCCGTAACTTCGACATCCACGTGTCCGGCGGCGAGTACAACGTCGCCGCGAACCTGTCCGACTGCTTCGGGCTGAAGACCGGCGTCGCCACCGCGATGGTGAACAACCCGGTGGGCGACCTCGTCCAGGCGCGCGTCCGCGAGATGGGCGTGGCCGCGTTCTACAAGCACTTCGAGCACGACGGCGTGCGCGGGCCGAACATCGCCACGGTGTACAGCGACCGCGGCCAGGGCGTGCGCGCCCCGGTCGTGTTCTACAACCGGGCCAACGAGGCCGCTGCGCTCCTGAAGGTCGGCGACTTCGACTGGAAGGCGATCATGACCGGCGGGTGCCGGTGGTTCCACTCCGGCGGCATCTTCGCGTCGCTCTCCGAAGCCAACCCGGACCTCATCATCGACGGGATGAAGGCCGCGAAGGCGCAAGGCGCGGTCGTGTCGTTCGACCTGAACTACCGCGGCAAGCTGTGGAAGACGGTCGGCGGCGACAAGCGGGCCGTTGAGGTGCTGCGCAAGATCGTGGCCAACGTGGACTGCCTCATCGGCAACGAAGAGGACATGCAGAAGGGGCTCGGCGTGAAAGGCCCCGAGGTGACCAAGAAGGAAGAGTCGAAGCTGAACCCCGACGTGTTCTTCGGGATGATCGAGAACACCGTGAAGGAGTTCCCGAACATCAAACTGGTCGCCACCACGCTGCGCGAGACGCACTCGGCGAACCGGCACGACTGGGCCGCGGTGCTGTGGATGGACGGGCAGCGGTACATCAGCCCGACCGCCCAGCTCGACGTGATAGACCGCATCGGCGGCGGCGACGGGTTCGCCGCGGGCACCATTTACGGCCTGCTCGCCGGGCGCCAGCCGCAGGAGGCGCTGAACCTGGGCTGGGCGCACGGCGCGCTGCTCACCACCTACCACGGCGACACCACGATGGCGACGCTCGCCGAGGTCGATGCGTTCGCCGCCGGCACCGGGGCGCGGGTGCAACGGTAAGTCAGATCGGCCGCCCCGGACCCGTGTCAGGGGACCGGAGGCGGCCCGACCGCTCAGTCGCTACTTGACCAACTCCACCTCGAAGATCAGGGTGGCGCCGCCCGGGATGCTCGGCTCGCTGCCGCGCTCGCCGTACCCCAGATCAGAGGGCACAACCAGTTTGCGGATGCCGCCGGGTTTCATGCCCGGAATGCCCTTCTGCCAGCCCTGCACCAGACTGGTCAGCGGCCACGTGTTCGGCGCCTTGCCCTTGTTGCTGTCGAACTGCGTCCCGTCCACCAGCCACCCGGTGTAGTGGATCGTGACCGTCGCGCCCGGCGCGGCCGGTTCGCCGGTGCCTTCCTTCAGGTCGCGGACCTTCAGCCCCTCGCCGATGTCCTTCAGGCCGGGATCGTCGGTGCCGCCGTTCGACCCGTCCGACATCGGCTTCCCGGGACCGGTGGTCACGTTCTTTTGCGACATCACCTCGATCAGCTCGACCTCGAAGATGAGGGTACTGTTGGCCGGGATCTTGCCCTTGCTCGTCGACCCGTAACCCTTGTCGGGCGCGATCACCAGCTTGCGGATGCCGCCCGGTTTCATGCCCGGGATGCCCTCCTGCCAGCCCTTGATGAGCCCGGCCAGTTTGAACTGCGCCGGCTGCCCGCGGTCCTTGCTGCTGTCGAACTGCGTCCCGTCCACCAGCCACCCGGTGTAGTGGATCTTCACCTCGGCCCCCGCGGGGCACTCCTCGCCGACCCCCGCCTTGATGTCGCGGTACTTCACGCCCGGGGTCAGTTCCTTCAAACCGGGATCGTCGGGCGACCCATCCGACCCGTCGGACATCTTCTTCGCCGTCGCGGCGTCGGACACGTAAATCACCAGCGACACCAGCACGATGATCACGCCGACCGCCAGCGCCGGCACCAGGATCTGCTTCATCTTCTGCTTGTCCAGCCCGTCGGGCTGAGCCGCACCCGCCATCGCCGCACCTCCGCGCGCCAGGAATGGGAATCGCAAGCTGTTATACGCCCGCGCCCCGGGGTAGCATCAACCCTCTCACCCCTCGCGAGGATTAAATCATGCGCTTGTGTACTGCCGTCGTGTTCGCCCTGTGCGCGTGCGCGCTCGGGGCCGGCGGCCAGGAAAAGAAAGACAAAGAGGAGCTGACGAAGCTGCTCGGCGAGATCAAATCTCTCATGCAGGACCGAAAATACGCGAAGGTGATCCCGCTCGCGAAGAAGGCCGCCGAACTCGACCCCACGAACCCCGGCCCGCCGTTCGCTGCGGCAAACGCCCACGCCGAGCTGCGCCAGCACGCCGAGGCCGTAAAGGCGTGGAGCCAGTTCATCAAGCTCGTGCCCGAAGAGGCGAAGGCCTACGACGCCCGCGGCGACGCGCAACTCAAGCAGGGGAACTTCAAGGAAGCCCTCGCGGACTTCGACGAGTACCTCAAGCACAACCCGAAGGCGGCCCCGGACCACTGGCGGCGCGGGATCGCGCTGTACTACGCCGGCCGGTTCAAGGACGGGGCGGCGCAGTTCGACGCGGCCGAAGGGAAGGCGCGCGAGGACGTCGAGAACTCGGTGTGGCACTACCTCTGCAACGCCCGCGCGAACACGCCCAAGAAGGCCCGCGCGGAGCTGATTCCGGTAACGAAGGACGCGCGGGTGCCCATGAAGCAGGTGCTGGAACTGTTCGCGGGCAAGATCAAGCCGAAGGATGTGCTCGCTGCCGCCGAGGACGCGCAACTGGACGGCGAGGGGCTCAAGGAAGCGCGGTTCTACGCGAACCTGTACGTCGCGCTGTACTACGAAACCGAAGGCGACGCGAAGAAGTGCCTCGAGCACATGGCGACGGCGGTCGAGAAGTACGAAATCGGCCACTACATGTGGGACGTGGCCGCCGTCCACTTGAAGCTGTTGAAAGGCAAGAAATAAGCGTGTTCACCGCAGAGGGCACGAGAGGGCGCGGAGAAAGGCATTGAGAGTCCGAGAACTCTCAAGGTCTTTCTCCGCGCCCTCTCGTGCCCTCTGCGGTGAACACCTTTCTTGTCTTCTCTGCGCCCTCTGCGGTTAACACCCTTCTATTCACTTAACCCCGGCTCGATGACGCGCATCGACTTCCACTTGCCGCCGCGGAACCGGAACCAGAAGCACACGCTCATCCCGATGATGTGCAGCGTCGCGAACACCCAGCACCAGTACAGGTTCCCGCCGTTGAACACAACGACCGCGGTCGGGATCACCATCAGGGGCCACGCCAGCGCGAACGTGAGGGCGGTCACGTACTTGGTGTCCCCGGCCCCGCGGAGCGCGAACGCGAACGACACGTTGATCGCGTCCGCCACCGAGAACACCGCCACGCACAGCAACAGGTTCGGAACCAGCGCCGCGATCGCCGCGAACTGCTCCGGCTCCTTATCCCCCTCGAACACCGACAGCAGCACCGTCGGAATGGTGACGTAAGCGAGCGCGATCAGGGACATGTACCCGAACGTCCACTTCAGCCCGGTGTAGGTGCTCTTCTCCGCGAGGTCCGGGCGGTCGCCGCCGAGCCGCTGCCCCACCATGATGCAGATCGCCTGCCCCATCCCCATCATCGGCAGGAACGCGATCATGTTCAGCCGGATGGCGAGGGTCGTCGCGCCCAGGGCCGCGTCCCCGAGCCGCCCGACCAGTTGCGTGAAGGCGTTGAACACCAGCACGTCGAGGAACACCTGCATCCCCGCCGGACCGCCGTAAACCATCAGCCGCCGGAACAGCTCGCGCTCCGGCTTCCACCCGCTGAAGGTGCCGAACTCGTCGCGGTACTTCTTGCGGAGCATCAGCGCCAGCGCGAACAGCGCCGCCGCCCACGACCCCGCTACCGTCGCCCACCCAGCGCCTTCGATGCCCAGTTCCGGAAAGCCCAGTCGGCCGAAAATCAGTACTAAGGCGAATGCGATATTCACCGCCGTGCCGGCCGCTTCGATTCCGAGCACGGTCCACGTCTGCCCGCGCCCGGAGAAGAACCCGTTGATCGCGCCCATCACGAGCATCGGCAGGGCCGCGAAAGCGAGACACCGCAAGTAAATGGTCTCGAGCCGCTGGATCTCCGGCGTGTGCCCGCCCACCGCAATCAGGTGCGGGGACGCCGGAACCACCACAAGGAACAGCACGCCCGCGACAACGGCGAAGTGAATCCCCTGCCACACGGCGGCGCCGACGCGGTGCGGGCGCTTGGCCCCGGTGTACTGGGCGACGAACGTCGAGGTGTAGCCGGCCGTGACCTGAAGCACGCCGAAGAACAGCCAGTACCACATGACCGCCGGGAACGACGCGGCCATCTCGCGCGGGTCGTGCCAGGACAGGAGCACGGTGTCCACGAACACCTGCACCGTCATGAAGCTCTGGCTGACGATCAGCGGCAGCGCGAGCTTGAGCAGTTCGCGCGAACCGCCGGGGGTGTCGGTCGAAGGCGCATGCGTAGCGTGTGTCTCGGCCACGGCGGCCCCGACCGCTTCGGTCGCGCCCGCCGGTTCCGAGTACGGCCCGGCCGGGACGCCGGGGTCCGGGTCGGGAACGGCGGTCGGGTCGGTTTCAACTGCTGGGCGGGCGGCGGGCTTGGGGCCTACGGTTGGGGAGAGTGCGGGTTCAACCGGGTCGATGCCCATAGGTGTCCGTCGTCCTTGTGGAATGGGTCCGGGCGAACTACTTGGCCGGCAGCAGCCAGACGTTCCGGAACTGAACCGGGTGGCCGTGGTCTTGTAGCAAAATCGGGCCGGGCTTCGAGATGTCGCCGCCGAGGCCGCTGGTCGTGTTGTCCGAGGTCACGGCAACGTCGTCGTGAATCGTGATCCCGTTGTGACTCACCGTCATGCGGGCGGGTTCGGTCTTTTTGCCGTTTTCCACTTTCGGCGGCGTAAATTCAATGTCGTAGCTCTGCCACACGGTCGGCGCCTTGCAGGCGTTGACCGCCGGCGCCGCGACCCCGTAGATGGCGCCGCAATCGTTCTTGCCGCTCTTGAGGCCGTAACTGTCGAGGATCTGCACCTCGTAGCGCCCCTGGAGGTACACGCCGGAGTTGCCGCGCCCCTGCCCGCTGCCGCCCGGCTCGTAAGGCACACGGAACTCGACGTGTAGCTTGAACTTCCCGCCGAACACGTCCCTCGTGATGATGTCGCCGTGCCCCTTAACGCCCTCCATCACCCCGCCCTTGAGGGTCCACTTCACCTCACTCTTCCCGTCGCGCTTCACCCACTTCGAGAAGTCCTTGCCGTCGAACAGCACCACGGCCCCTTCGGGCGGCGCGGTGCTCGCAACGTCCTTGAGGTCTTCGGGCTTGGCCGCCTTGAACGTGTCCCCGAGTTTGTAGGGGTCGTCGGCCGCGAGTGCCACGAATGGCACAAGCACAAAGGCGAACGTGAGGAGCGGGCGCATCGGACAAGCTCCGAAGGGAATAGGGAAGGCAAGAGCCAATTGTAGGCTTGTGAGCGGTATAAGCCCGCCGGTGAGCGGAACGGAAACCCGAGACGGTCAACGGAATGCCGCCGCACCAGCAGGCTTACACCGCCACTCGCTTCGGTTATACTCTCCCGCAACCCGCCGGAGATGCTGCATGTTCCGCGCCCCGCTCGCCGCGCTGTCGCTCATCGCATTCGGAACCGTTGCCCGAGGCGCAGACGCACCTCGCCCGCTGGTGCCGACCCATCAGGTGAAGCTCAACGGCCACACGTTCACGCTGCCCGAAGGGTTCACCATCGAACTCGCGGCCGGCGCGGACCTGGCACCGCGCCCCATCGCCGCCGCGTTCGACCCAAAGGGCCGCCTCTACGTCACGGATTCGTCCGGCTCGAACGAGAACGTGAAGGTGCAGTTGGAGAAGAAGCCGCACCGCGTTCTGCGGCTCGAATCGACCAAGGGCGACGGCGTCTTCGACAAACAGACCGTGTTCGTGAAGAACATCATGTTCCCCGAGGGGTGCATGTGGCTCAACGGCGCGCTGTACGTCGCCGCCCCGCCGCACATCTTGAAGTTCACCGACACGAACGACGACGGCATCGCAGACAGGGAAGAGATCTGGTTCGACGGCAAGACGCTCACCGGCTGCGCCAACGACCTCCACGGCCCGTACCCCGGGCCGGACGGCTACGTCTACTGGACGAAGGGCGCCTTCGCGAAGCAGGAGTACGTTCTGCCGAACGGGAAGAAGCTCGGAACGCGGGCGGCCCACATCTTCCGCGCCACGCCCGACGGCAAGAACATCGAACCCGTCATGACCGGCGGCATGGACAACCCGGTGGACCTCGTGTTCACCCCGTCGGGCGACATCGTTTTCAACACGACGTTTTTCCAGCACCCCGCCAACGGGCGGCGCGACGGCCTCGTTCACGCGATCTACGGCGCCGTGTACGGCAAGGACCACGATGTCGTTTACGACCACCCGTGGACCTCACCGCAACTCATGCCGCCGATGACGCACCTCGGACCGGCGGCGCCGGCCGGGCTGCACCGCTATGAGAACGACCAGTTCGGCGCGGAGTACACGAACAACATCTTTTGCTGCCAGTTCAACATGCGGAAGGTGAGCCGGCACGTCCTCGTTCCGAAGGGCTCGACCTACGAAACGCGCGACTCCGACTTCCTCGCGTCCGACAGCATCGACTTCCACCCGACGGACGTGATCGAGGACGCCGACGGGTCGCTGCTGGTCGTGGACACCGGCGGCTGGTACAAGCTGTGTTGTCCCACGTCGCAGCTCGTGAAGCCGGACGTAACCGGTGCCATCTACCGCGTGAAAAAGGTCGGGGCGCACAAAGAAAGGGCGAAGCCGAAGCCCCTCCCGCTGTCGCACCTGCGCGAGATCGCGCTGACGCGCGACCCGAAGGGGTTCAAGGAAGCTCTTGCGGCCCTCCGGTCGCCCGACCTGCACACGCGCCGCCTCGGGGCCGAGGCGCTCGGCCGCATCGGCAACGTCAAAGCAACCGCGGCCCTTCTCGGCGCGCTCACGGACGAGAGAAATGATCGCGAACTCGACCACGCCCTCACCTACGCACTCATCGAGATCGGTGACGCGCCCGGCACGCGCGCCGGGCTCGCTTCGCCCTCGCCGCGGGTGCGCCGCGCGGCCCTCGCCGCCCTGTCGTACATCCCCAGCGGCCTCGAACCGAAGGCAGTGCTCGCCGAACTGGACGCGCCGGACGCCGCGATGCGCGACACGGCTTGGTGGGTCGCGGGACGGAACGCGCAGTGGGGAGATGAGCTTGCAGGGTACTTCAAAACCAAATTGAAGGCCGCAGACAAGTTAAAACCGGAGGATCGCGCCGACCTCGCGAACCGACTCGTCCGGTTCGCAAGCAGCCCGGGCGTCCAAAAGGTGCTCGGCGAAACCCCGGCCGCCAACCCGGCCGCCGCCCGGCTCGCGCTCGGGGTGATGGAACGGTCCGGCCTCAAAGCGCTGCCGGCGGCCTGGAAGCTGAGCCTTTCAAGCGCGATCGCCTCGGAGCATGAGTCGGTCGCGCTGCTCGGCTGCGCCGTCCTGCGGGCCGTGCCGCCGAGCGAGCAGGACCACACGGACGTGCTGACGATGGCGGAACTGGGCCGCGGCGCACACAACCGCCCGCGAACGGACTCCGAACGGCTGGCTCTCTTGAGTACGTCACGGCCGGGCACCGTGAAGCTCACACCCGCCGACCTCACGCGCGCGCTCAAGGCACTCGATCGCAACGCCACCCCGGCCGACCGGTTCCTTGCGAC belongs to Gemmata obscuriglobus and includes:
- the rimO gene encoding 30S ribosomal protein S12 methylthiotransferase RimO: MSVKSLPLSADKSPAAGAATKGNYAFISLGCPKNTVDSERMLGKLAQDGYSLQPDAAGADVVIVNTCGFIEPARQESLAVIREMLELKKAGKVGSVVVAGCMAERQKDVLLEQVPEVDQIVGVFGREEIAAVVDRAVSQRDEQRSLFRPAPVRALEDTARLRITPRHFAYLKVSEGCDRLCTYCAIPKMRGKHVTKPIEEVIREARELAADGVRELIIVAQDTTYYGMDLYGRTRLAELLRELDKVENIEWIRTLYAYPEHISDELIETFAGSKKIIPYLDMPLQHISDRVLKRMIRRVDRAATEKLLYRLREKWPDLAIRTTFITGFPGETDAEFEELRDFVAQFKFERVGVFPYSLEPGTPAEKLDGHLPEDVKQARVNAIMEVQQGVAFGWAEAQVGREHPVVIDGPDPEFANHFRGRTYADAPEIDCAVRVKGKNLRPGDFVRAKITASDGYDLVARAIGQPW
- a CDS encoding DUF6915 family protein; translated protein: MSKAWVHAQSSAKRWGGKPEDYIDIHERMDSTKSAHAEVTHRCVFHSAFGIYIIEEIFGRFVTNSDGREVFVRDIAEQHVLEDLGFIPSLSDWLKEMPAQPWMAGQRKLPVKIVD
- a CDS encoding MATE family efflux transporter, with amino-acid sequence MGIDPVEPALSPTVGPKPAARPAVETDPTAVPDPDPGVPAGPYSEPAGATEAVGAAVAETHATHAPSTDTPGGSRELLKLALPLIVSQSFMTVQVFVDTVLLSWHDPREMAASFPAVMWYWLFFGVLQVTAGYTSTFVAQYTGAKRPHRVGAAVWQGIHFAVVAGVLFLVVVPASPHLIAVGGHTPEIQRLETIYLRCLAFAALPMLVMGAINGFFSGRGQTWTVLGIEAAGTAVNIAFALVLIFGRLGFPELGIEGAGWATVAGSWAAALFALALMLRKKYRDEFGTFSGWKPERELFRRLMVYGGPAGMQVFLDVLVFNAFTQLVGRLGDAALGATTLAIRLNMIAFLPMMGMGQAICIMVGQRLGGDRPDLAEKSTYTGLKWTFGYMSLIALAYVTIPTVLLSVFEGDKEPEQFAAIAALVPNLLLCVAVFSVADAINVSFAFALRGAGDTKYVTALTFALAWPLMVIPTAVVVFNGGNLYWCWVFATLHIIGMSVCFWFRFRGGKWKSMRVIEPGLSE
- a CDS encoding sugar kinase; the protein is MPLAIRTDACALDFLSLGALVHRLDPGVVPFRKARNFDIHVSGGEYNVAANLSDCFGLKTGVATAMVNNPVGDLVQARVREMGVAAFYKHFEHDGVRGPNIATVYSDRGQGVRAPVVFYNRANEAAALLKVGDFDWKAIMTGGCRWFHSGGIFASLSEANPDLIIDGMKAAKAQGAVVSFDLNYRGKLWKTVGGDKRAVEVLRKIVANVDCLIGNEEDMQKGLGVKGPEVTKKEESKLNPDVFFGMIENTVKEFPNIKLVATTLRETHSANRHDWAAVLWMDGQRYISPTAQLDVIDRIGGGDGFAAGTIYGLLAGRQPQEALNLGWAHGALLTTYHGDTTMATLAEVDAFAAGTGARVQR
- a CDS encoding FKBP-type peptidyl-prolyl cis-trans isomerase, producing the protein MAGAAQPDGLDKQKMKQILVPALAVGVIIVLVSLVIYVSDAATAKKMSDGSDGSPDDPGLKELTPGVKYRDIKAGVGEECPAGAEVKIHYTGWLVDGTQFDSSKDRGQPAQFKLAGLIKGWQEGIPGMKPGGIRKLVIAPDKGYGSTSKGKIPANSTLIFEVELIEVMSQKNVTTGPGKPMSDGSNGGTDDPGLKDIGEGLKVRDLKEGTGEPAAPGATVTIHYTGWLVDGTQFDSNKGKAPNTWPLTSLVQGWQKGIPGMKPGGIRKLVVPSDLGYGERGSEPSIPGGATLIFEVELVK
- a CDS encoding tetratricopeptide repeat protein — translated: MRLCTAVVFALCACALGAGGQEKKDKEELTKLLGEIKSLMQDRKYAKVIPLAKKAAELDPTNPGPPFAAANAHAELRQHAEAVKAWSQFIKLVPEEAKAYDARGDAQLKQGNFKEALADFDEYLKHNPKAAPDHWRRGIALYYAGRFKDGAAQFDAAEGKAREDVENSVWHYLCNARANTPKKARAELIPVTKDARVPMKQVLELFAGKIKPKDVLAAAEDAQLDGEGLKEARFYANLYVALYYETEGDAKKCLEHMATAVEKYEIGHYMWDVAAVHLKLLKGKK
- a CDS encoding 3-keto-disaccharide hydrolase, which produces MRPLLTFAFVLVPFVALAADDPYKLGDTFKAAKPEDLKDVASTAPPEGAVVLFDGKDFSKWVKRDGKSEVKWTLKGGVMEGVKGHGDIITRDVFGGKFKLHVEFRVPYEPGGSGQGRGNSGVYLQGRYEVQILDSYGLKSGKNDCGAIYGVAAPAVNACKAPTVWQSYDIEFTPPKVENGKKTEPARMTVSHNGITIHDDVAVTSDNTTSGLGGDISKPGPILLQDHGHPVQFRNVWLLPAK